From Phragmites australis chromosome 5, lpPhrAust1.1, whole genome shotgun sequence, a single genomic window includes:
- the LOC133917854 gene encoding glutathione S-transferase T2-like produces MGTHDGSSDVLNPDLSQFGVSGNLVGNSEVGQFSLGSNEKGWNKVTSKKKKKVEPKTDRTKWTDKEDELFVSAWLNVSQDPVVGTDQSKETYWGRITKYFNTYRKPSMMTRSDKALINHMKLITDAVTKFTVHYRKVEQLNPSGTNERDKMARACTAYKAIEGKLFAYTYCWVMLADHPKWHAHESAKAQKLQDVMDAQCSQATCNNVLNDAASNASTELPRPIGRDQAKAARAHKSPSTSSLPTVSRGMYERHLANLTETKKVMVELKKEQIEVMRLQASVRVNDQDERIMKVDLDTVSGPLHEYYRKRQEDILARWKLVEDKL; encoded by the exons ATGGGGACCCATGATGGGTCATCTGACGTACTCAACCCTGACCTGTCACAGTTTGGTGTATCTGGGAATCTTGTTGGAAATTCGGAGGTAGGTCAGTTCAGCTTGGGCAGCAACGAGAAGGGTTGGAATAAGGTTAcctcgaagaagaagaagaaggtggagccAAAAACTGACCGAACCAAGTGGACAGACAAGGAAGATGAGTTGTTTGTGTCGGCTTGGCTAAATGTGAGCCAGGATCCGGTTGTTGGGACTGATCAGTCGAAAGAGACCTATTGGGGACGAATCACCAAGTACTTCAACACATATAGGAAGCCAAGCATGATGACAAGGTCTGACAAGGCTCTGATCAACCACATGAAGCTCATCACTGATGCGGTTACCAAATTCACTGTTCATTATAGGAAGGTAGAGCAGCTGAATCCTAGCGGTACCAACGAGCGTGACAAG atgGCTCGAGCATGCACGGCATATAAGGCAATTGAGGGCAAACTGTTTGCCTACACTTACTGTTGGGTGATGCTTGCCGACCACCCTAAATGGCATGCACACGAATCGGCTAAGGCACAGAAGCTCCAGGATGTTATGGATGCACAATGCAGCCAAGCTACTTGCAACAATGTGCTGAATGATGCGGCGTCGAACGCGTCCACAGAGCTTCCCCGACCTATTGGCCGTGACCAAGCCAAAGCGGCCCGTGCGCACAAGTCACCGTCCACCTCCTCACTGCCAACCGTTTCAAGAGGTATGTATGAACGTCACCTTGCTAACCTCACTGAAACAAAGAAGGTTatggtggagttgaagaaggaACAGATCGAGGTGATGCGGCTGCAAGCGTCGGTCCGAGTGAATGATCAAGACGAACGGATTATGAAGGTGGACTTGGACACTGTTAGCGGGCCTCTACATGAGTACTACAGGAAGAGACAAGAAGACATTTTGGCACGGTGGAAGCTCGTAGAGGATAAGCTGTAG